A single window of Crassostrea angulata isolate pt1a10 chromosome 8, ASM2561291v2, whole genome shotgun sequence DNA harbors:
- the LOC128160812 gene encoding uncharacterized protein LOC128160812 has protein sequence MGTLVMVILILVMGVQNLVTGTQTLCLVIVYKKLPFLYLDEEEDDDDEYDDVEEILLEKRMTFQMMEENQWQNNGTFVLRVIYDDDVNANKVTFTKDKKEDLCNHLITIESIINLDKGKHFCEWHLIDFATDEPIRRGFRAVFSSVPAAEKFYKSFQQRRTLARDSEISERDMEPRELLVPEVHGRGAYDD, from the exons atggggACCCTTGTGATGGTTATACTGATCCTGGTGATGGGTGTTCAGAATCTGGTGActggcacacagactctg tgcCTGGTTATAGTATATAAAAAGTTGCCTTTTCTATACCTCGATGAGGAGGAAGACGATGATGATGAGTATGATGATGTGGAGGAAATCCTGCTGGAGAAGCGGATGACGTTCCAGATGATGGAGGAGAACCAGTGGCAGAACAATGGGACATTTGTATTGAGGGTGATTTATGACGATGACGTTAATGCCAACAAAGTGACGTTCACCAAGGACAAAAAGGAGGACCTCTGCAATCATCTCATTACCATCGAATCAATTATCAACCTTGACAAGGGCAAGCATTTTTGTGAATGGCACCTAATTGACTTTGCCACAGATGAACCAATCAGGCGGGGCTTTAGAGCGGTGTTTAGCTCAGTTCCTGCTGCGGAGAAATTCTACAAAAGTTTCCAACAAAGACGCACTTTGGCCCGAGACTCAGAAATCTCTGAGCGAGACATGGAACCCCGGGAACTGTTGGTGCCAGAAGTACATGGGCGAGGAGCTTACGATGACTGA
- the LOC128158251 gene encoding uncharacterized protein LOC128158251 produces MNTQTLVIRTLTLVIGMETLVMGILTLVMGVKILMMGTQTLVIRSLTLVIGMETLVMGILTLVIGVQTLVMGVLALVMGIQTLVMGTQTLVIRTLTLVIGMETLVLVLLTVVIGIQTLMLGTQTLMIDIMTLLIDFQTLVIRIQTLVMDTQSFVICTLTQVIDLQTLVIRKLTLVRCIQTLVMSTRTLVIRTLTLVIGIENHC; encoded by the coding sequence ATGaacacacagactctggtgatacgtacacttactctggtgataggtatggagaccctggtgatgggtatactgaccctggttatgggtgtaaaGATTCTgatgatgggcacacagactcttgTGATACGTtcactgaccctggtgataggtatggagaccctggtgatgggtatactgaccctggttattggtgtacagacactggtgatgggtgtactggccctggttatgggcatacagactctggtgatgggcacacagactctggtgatacgcactctgaccctggtgataggtatggaaaCCCTGGTGTTGGTTTTACTAACCGTGGTTATTGGCATACAGACTCTGATGCTGGGCACACAGACACTAATGATTGATATTATGACCCTGCTGATAGATTTTCAAACCCTGGTGATACGTATTCAAACCCTGGTGATGGATACACAGAGCTTTGTGATATGTACTCTGACCCAGGTAATAGatttacagaccctggtgatacgtaaactgaccctggttaggtgtatacagaccctggtgatgagcACACGGACTCTGGTGATACGAACTCTGACCTtggtgataggtattgagaACCATTgttga
- the LOC128160815 gene encoding uncharacterized protein LOC128160815, which yields MQQKTISKLQNGQLDQQDFSKVHDGAECHQTGSVMFRAHIPDSQITRTAMDPRSNAQDVHRCDLRETAIVHSYCDFCHVNLCIPCTGYTAHIHSKRNEKLYSLFHTSVRELLDEPKLVATIQTGHRTTRTVYKVKTSQTEELTRLQGWAPFNLCVTSTGDLLVTMYSDDQTQSKVVRNSGSTEKQTIQFDYEPLYSGNSFIKYITEIRNHDICVADCEAGAIVVVKQNGKLRWRYTGHPSVTKNKPFKPRGITTDSQSRILTADKDNHCIYILNQNGQFLRYIDNCYLEDPYGLCVDNNDNLFVCEVYKGNVKKLNYLK from the exons ATGCAACAGAAGACCATTTCCAAGTTACAGAATGGTCAGCTAGATCAACAGGACTTTTCCAAAGTTCATGACGGAGCAGAAT GTCACCAGACAGGATCAGTCATGTTCCGGGCACACATTCCAGACAGTCAGATTACAAG AACAGCTATGGATCCTCGTTCTAATGCCCAGGATGTGCACCGATGTGACCTTCGTGAGACCGCCATAGTACAcagctactgtgacttttgtcatgtCAATCTATGCATTCCGTGTACAG GTTACACTGCCCACATTCATTCCAAAAGAAACGAGAAGCTCTATAGTTTGTTTCACACTTCAGTCAGAGAACTACTGGATGAACCAAAGCTAGTTGCCACAATACAGACTGGAC ATAGAACAACAAGAACAGTGTATAAAGTAAAGACTAGCCAGACAGAAGAGTTAACCAGATTACAGGGATGGGCGCCCTTTAACCTATGTGTCACCTCTACTGGTGATCTCCTGGTCACAATGTACAGTGATGATCAAACTCAATCCAAAGTTGTCCGTAACTCCGGATCtacagagaaacaaacaattcaatttgaCTATGAACCTTTGTACTCGGGGAAcagttttattaaatacatCACAGAGATTAGAAACCAtgacatctgtgtagctgactGTGAGGCTGGTGCAATAGTTGTGGTTAAACAGAACGGGAAACTCAGATGGAGATACACCGGCCACCCTTCAGTTACCAAGAACAAACCATTTAAACCAAGGggtatcacaacagacagtcagAGTCGTATCCTGACAGCAGATAAAGACAACCATTGTATTTACATTCTTaatcagaatggacagtttcttcgttacattgataactgttATCTTGAGGATCCATATGGATTATGTGTGGACAATAATGACAATCTGTTTGTGTGTGAGGTTTACAAAGGCAATGTAAAGAAACTCAATTATTTAAAGTAG